A window of the Catenulispora sp. GP43 genome harbors these coding sequences:
- a CDS encoding sigma-70 family RNA polymerase sigma factor: protein MADENLLAERFQEHRPRLRAVAYRMLGSLSESDDALQEAWLRAGGADTGEVRNFEAWLTTIVGRVCLNMLRSRQQRREDSLEIHIPDPVVRAEDDSDPETAALTADSVGLAMMIVLDTLTPAERFAFVLHDMFAVPFEDIAEDLEKTPAAVRQLASRARRRVEGRAPVPDPDLAVQRAAVDAFFAAARNGDFEALVAVLHPDVVLRADGGVLRAGQSVTLSGAHTVASQAQLARTIAPYVQRVLINGTPGAFVVKDGKPISLMSFDVVGGKVVSIQVILDPERLEEVARTLAV, encoded by the coding sequence ATGGCCGACGAGAACCTCCTCGCCGAGCGGTTCCAGGAGCATCGTCCGAGGTTGCGCGCGGTGGCCTATCGCATGCTCGGCTCCCTGAGCGAGTCCGACGACGCGCTGCAGGAGGCCTGGCTGCGGGCCGGCGGCGCCGACACCGGCGAGGTGCGCAATTTCGAGGCCTGGCTGACCACGATCGTGGGACGCGTGTGCCTGAACATGCTGCGCTCGCGGCAGCAGCGTCGCGAGGACTCCCTGGAGATCCACATCCCGGATCCGGTGGTGCGGGCCGAGGACGACTCCGACCCGGAGACCGCCGCCCTGACCGCGGACTCGGTCGGGCTGGCGATGATGATCGTGCTGGACACCCTCACCCCCGCGGAGCGCTTCGCCTTCGTGCTGCATGACATGTTCGCGGTGCCGTTCGAGGACATCGCCGAGGACCTGGAGAAGACGCCGGCGGCGGTCCGCCAGCTCGCCAGCCGGGCCCGGCGGCGGGTCGAGGGGCGCGCGCCGGTCCCCGACCCCGACCTCGCGGTGCAGCGCGCGGCCGTCGACGCGTTCTTCGCCGCCGCGCGCAACGGTGATTTCGAGGCGCTGGTCGCCGTCCTGCACCCGGACGTGGTGCTCCGCGCCGACGGCGGCGTGCTGCGGGCCGGCCAGTCCGTGACGCTGTCCGGAGCGCACACCGTCGCCTCGCAGGCGCAGCTGGCGCGCACCATCGCGCCGTACGTCCAGCGCGTCCTCATCAACGGCACGCCGGGCGCCTTCGTCGTGAAGGACGGCAAGCCGATCTCGCTGATGTCCTTCGACGTCGTCGGCGGCAAGGTGGTGTCGATCCAGGTGATCCTCGACCCCGAGCGGCTCGAGGAGGTCGCCCGGACGCTGGCCGTCTAG
- a CDS encoding PQQ-binding-like beta-propeller repeat protein, whose product MTRPLRSTDPTRIGDYELTGRIGGGGMGDVFLGRSPSGRMAAVKVVRDLLADDPRFRERFRREVAAARSVSGAYTAAVLDADPDAERPWLATAYIDGPSLLARVSDGGPMDAREARTLGAGLAEALRDIHRAGLVHRDLKPGNVLLAADGPRLIDFGIIRAEDGEGLTETGYVLGSAGYMAPEQAAGGEATAAADVYSLGAVLTFAATGHGPFGDGPTPGVLLRQAAGDRDISAVPEGLRDVVARCLDAVPAERPSTNALLELLSGNASLKETKKAARTKSAAKTRTKDRAKTPELDDLLRGGSSSTQNAEIAVTPTTLMRSTKNAGNAKNAKNAKKPSRPTPQPIPTRRKFLFFGLASAAVAAFGVSVADMPHGDSKTTGAETDDSAPKSATELPTVKVPGAIGGPAKSPAWSNTITNADYLALSGTSLLVKGTTLSAFAASTGTRNWAAPNDTFSQLYDGVLPATADVVYEGAPTGGDLIAVEVGTGAQAWSVPGPASWTTRGLVGASADVVVVWSYIDTAQPDSDGLWGVDPTSRRLLWNTKIGVFEGSPYFSAETGLILLSQPNSHQLTAYNAKTGQLAWTAKDTTPNDDPAFATAIASHGTSIYWAANRLYAFGTNGRPLWPVGATAAGTDGAFHAVIADDTTVYAASLGSLEEESYVAAYKASDGAPLWLTTWPKNFHNPSLECELALGGGNLYIVDHYSGTLVCLDAKTGETNWQYHDPGASPNDDWSVVADDRNVFIGYDSTVRGFVA is encoded by the coding sequence ATGACGCGTCCATTGCGTTCCACGGACCCCACCCGTATCGGCGACTACGAACTGACCGGCCGGATCGGCGGCGGTGGGATGGGCGACGTGTTCCTGGGACGCTCTCCCAGCGGGCGCATGGCGGCCGTCAAAGTGGTGCGGGACCTGCTCGCCGACGATCCGCGGTTCCGGGAGCGGTTCCGCCGGGAGGTGGCCGCCGCACGGTCGGTGAGCGGCGCCTACACGGCCGCGGTGCTGGACGCCGATCCCGATGCCGAGCGGCCGTGGCTGGCCACCGCCTACATCGACGGGCCGTCGCTGCTCGCCCGGGTCTCCGACGGGGGACCCATGGACGCGCGGGAGGCCAGAACCCTGGGCGCCGGGCTGGCGGAGGCGCTGCGCGACATCCACCGGGCCGGGCTCGTGCACCGCGACCTGAAGCCCGGGAACGTGCTGCTGGCGGCGGACGGGCCGCGGCTGATCGACTTCGGCATCATCCGCGCGGAGGACGGCGAGGGCCTCACCGAGACCGGCTACGTCCTCGGCAGCGCCGGCTACATGGCGCCGGAGCAGGCGGCCGGCGGGGAGGCGACCGCGGCGGCCGACGTCTACTCGCTGGGCGCCGTGCTCACCTTCGCGGCGACCGGCCACGGGCCTTTCGGCGACGGTCCGACGCCGGGGGTGCTGCTCCGCCAGGCGGCCGGCGACCGGGACATCTCGGCGGTGCCCGAGGGACTGCGCGATGTCGTGGCCCGCTGCCTGGATGCTGTTCCCGCAGAGCGCCCTTCTACGAACGCTTTGCTGGAACTCCTGAGCGGGAACGCCAGCCTCAAGGAAACGAAGAAGGCGGCGCGGACCAAGAGCGCCGCCAAGACCCGTACCAAGGACCGCGCTAAGACGCCGGAGCTGGACGATCTGCTCAGAGGCGGCTCGTCGAGTACCCAGAACGCTGAGATCGCGGTGACGCCGACGACGCTCATGCGCTCTACTAAGAACGCCGGCAACGCTAAGAACGCCAAGAACGCCAAGAAGCCGTCGCGTCCGACGCCGCAGCCCATCCCGACCCGCCGCAAGTTCCTCTTCTTCGGCCTGGCCAGCGCTGCGGTCGCCGCCTTCGGCGTGAGCGTCGCCGACATGCCTCACGGTGATTCCAAGACCACCGGCGCCGAGACCGATGACAGCGCCCCCAAGAGCGCGACCGAGCTCCCCACCGTCAAGGTCCCCGGTGCCATCGGCGGCCCCGCGAAGAGCCCTGCGTGGTCCAACACCATCACCAACGCCGACTACCTCGCGCTGTCCGGAACGTCACTCCTGGTCAAGGGCACCACCCTGTCGGCCTTCGCCGCGTCCACCGGCACCCGGAACTGGGCCGCCCCCAACGACACCTTCAGCCAGCTCTACGACGGCGTCCTGCCCGCCACCGCGGACGTGGTGTACGAGGGGGCGCCCACCGGCGGCGACCTGATCGCCGTCGAGGTGGGGACCGGCGCCCAGGCCTGGAGCGTCCCCGGGCCCGCTTCCTGGACCACCCGCGGCTTGGTCGGAGCGTCCGCGGACGTCGTCGTGGTCTGGTCCTACATCGACACGGCCCAGCCCGACAGCGACGGCCTGTGGGGCGTCGACCCGACGTCGCGCCGGCTGCTGTGGAACACGAAGATCGGCGTCTTCGAGGGCTCGCCCTACTTCAGCGCCGAGACCGGGCTGATCCTGTTGTCCCAGCCGAACAGCCACCAGCTGACGGCCTACAACGCCAAGACCGGTCAGCTCGCCTGGACCGCCAAGGACACCACTCCGAATGACGACCCCGCGTTCGCCACCGCGATCGCCAGCCACGGTACGAGCATCTACTGGGCGGCCAACCGCCTGTACGCCTTCGGCACGAACGGCCGCCCCCTGTGGCCGGTGGGCGCCACCGCAGCGGGCACCGACGGAGCCTTCCACGCGGTCATTGCCGACGACACCACCGTCTACGCGGCGTCGCTCGGTTCACTGGAGGAAGAGAGTTACGTCGCCGCCTACAAGGCCTCCGATGGTGCCCCCCTCTGGCTGACGACCTGGCCGAAGAACTTCCACAACCCGAGCCTGGAGTGCGAACTGGCGCTCGGCGGCGGGAACCTCTACATCGTCGACCACTACAGCGGAACCCTGGTCTGCCTGGACGCCAAGACAGGCGAGACCAACTGGCAGTACCACGATCCCGGCGCCAGCCCGAACGACGACTGGTCTGTCGTAGCCGATGACCGGAACGTCTTCATCGGCTACGACTCCACCGTGCGCGGCTTCGTCGCCTGA
- a CDS encoding threonine/serine exporter ThrE family protein encodes MQSHDHRTRIRAGAPGAPGLEERTVEPSSAARVIDLGLRIGELLLASGEGSEDVEVAMVGITEAYGLAGCETNVTFTVVTLSYQPSLIDTPLSLERVVRRRTVDYTSLADLHRLAVDISAGGMTLEEAYGRLAAIRRNKYPYPPWVIIVSLGAIAATAALLVGGGYAASLLAFGCAILGDWLYRQLAKTGLPSFYLLAVAAVPGAIAAIVLDRLGIHINSSAVVVGGVFTVLPGRALVAAIQDGLTGFYITASARLLEVVFLVGALVSGITLVLKVGRQVGASFIVDEHLAPVRAEPLIALVAAALGVSFAVAVHTPRRILPFAAVGAAFSWAAGTYPVEWGLSPVIATGLAAMVVGLIGYLVALHYRTSALPYVIPAVGPLLPGSAVYFAMLEITSGDSRRGIASLETAISLGLAIGAGVNLGGELARVFTRMRGTKELVFRFRRDAAGEQEPGLPPQQG; translated from the coding sequence GTGCAATCCCATGACCACCGCACCCGGATCCGCGCCGGCGCGCCGGGCGCCCCCGGCCTGGAGGAGCGGACCGTCGAGCCGTCCTCGGCGGCGCGCGTCATCGACCTCGGGCTCCGGATCGGCGAGCTGCTGCTGGCCAGCGGGGAAGGTAGCGAGGACGTCGAGGTCGCCATGGTCGGGATCACCGAGGCGTACGGCCTGGCCGGCTGCGAGACCAACGTCACCTTCACCGTGGTCACGCTGTCCTACCAGCCGAGCCTGATCGACACGCCGCTCTCCCTGGAGCGCGTGGTGCGGCGCCGGACCGTGGACTACACCAGCCTGGCCGACCTGCACCGGCTGGCCGTGGACATCAGCGCGGGCGGGATGACGCTGGAGGAGGCGTACGGACGCCTGGCCGCGATCCGCCGGAACAAGTACCCGTATCCGCCCTGGGTGATCATCGTCAGCCTCGGAGCGATCGCCGCGACGGCGGCCCTGCTGGTCGGCGGCGGCTACGCGGCCAGCCTGCTGGCGTTCGGCTGCGCCATCCTCGGCGACTGGCTGTACCGGCAGCTCGCCAAGACCGGACTACCGTCGTTCTACCTGCTGGCGGTGGCCGCGGTCCCCGGGGCGATCGCCGCGATCGTCCTGGACCGCCTCGGCATCCACATCAACAGCTCGGCGGTCGTGGTCGGCGGCGTGTTCACGGTGCTGCCGGGGCGCGCGCTGGTGGCGGCGATCCAGGACGGCCTGACAGGTTTCTACATCACCGCCTCGGCCCGCCTGCTGGAGGTGGTGTTCCTGGTCGGCGCCCTGGTCAGCGGCATCACCCTGGTCCTGAAGGTGGGCCGCCAGGTCGGCGCGAGCTTCATCGTGGACGAACACCTGGCGCCGGTCCGCGCCGAGCCGCTGATCGCCCTGGTGGCGGCGGCCCTGGGGGTGTCGTTCGCGGTGGCGGTGCACACCCCGCGGCGCATACTGCCCTTCGCCGCCGTCGGCGCGGCGTTCAGCTGGGCGGCGGGCACGTACCCGGTCGAGTGGGGCCTGTCCCCGGTGATCGCGACCGGCCTGGCCGCGATGGTCGTCGGCCTGATCGGCTACCTGGTCGCCCTGCACTACCGCACATCGGCGCTGCCCTATGTGATTCCCGCCGTAGGGCCCCTGCTCCCGGGCTCCGCCGTGTACTTCGCCATGTTGGAGATCACCAGCGGCGACAGCCGCCGCGGCATTGCCTCCCTGGAGACCGCGATCTCCCTGGGCCTGGCCATCGGCGCCGGCGTGAACCTCGGCGGTGAGCTGGCCCGCGTCTTCACCCGCATGCGCGGCACCAAGGAACTGGTCTTCCGCTTCCGCCGGGACGCCGCGGGGGAGCAGGAACCGGGCCTGCCGCCCCAACAAGGCTGA
- a CDS encoding DUF5302 domain-containing protein translates to MDTTAAGSQSEPGEPGGGPEAASDADEQKRRFLEALEAKRGNGARGAGGGPSDSKIHSAHGKAGAKRQFRRKSGG, encoded by the coding sequence ATGGACACCACCGCGGCGGGATCGCAGTCGGAGCCCGGCGAGCCGGGGGGTGGGCCGGAGGCTGCTTCGGACGCCGACGAGCAGAAGCGGCGTTTCCTGGAGGCACTGGAGGCCAAGCGGGGCAACGGGGCTCGCGGGGCCGGGGGCGGGCCCTCGGACTCGAAGATCCACTCCGCTCACGGGAAGGCCGGGGCCAAGCGGCAGTTCCGTCGCAAGAGCGGCGGGTGA
- a CDS encoding RNA polymerase sigma factor, which yields MTTMVLSAPECHSQSGTIDVADLYARYRLPLTRLAVLLLGDTASAEDAVQEVFVKLWSRPDLLKGVAAPSSYLRTAVVNRARSVQRRRKLEREYAVLDTMDVEPAEATALLPLEHREVLEAVKALPTRQREVLVLRYWGDLSETEIARTLGVTRGTVKSTASRGMHAVTARLRAGNA from the coding sequence ATGACCACGATGGTTCTGTCCGCCCCGGAATGCCACAGCCAAAGCGGCACCATTGACGTCGCCGATCTCTATGCCCGGTACCGGCTGCCGCTGACCCGGCTGGCGGTGCTGCTGCTCGGTGACACGGCGAGCGCCGAAGACGCCGTCCAAGAGGTGTTCGTCAAACTCTGGTCCCGCCCCGACCTGCTCAAAGGCGTCGCGGCCCCGTCCTCGTACCTGCGCACCGCCGTGGTGAACCGCGCGCGGTCGGTTCAGCGCAGGCGCAAGCTCGAACGCGAATACGCCGTGCTCGACACGATGGACGTGGAGCCCGCCGAGGCGACGGCGCTGCTGCCGCTGGAGCACCGCGAAGTCCTGGAGGCCGTGAAGGCGCTCCCCACTAGGCAGCGAGAAGTACTGGTGCTGCGCTATTGGGGAGATCTCTCGGAAACCGAGATCGCCCGGACACTGGGCGTCACACGCGGAACGGTGAAGTCCACGGCGAGTCGCGGGATGCACGCGGTCACCGCACGGCTAAGGGCCGGCAACGCATAG
- a CDS encoding rhomboid-like protein, with amino-acid sequence MSADRLRALAPRLLRDPAFWYAVSLAVAAVVEDTISTDRLRRLMDWCSTNLANIRPDGHPVEAFVTSAFIPQESAGVWPFFALSLFSVVAVLGARKTVLLLGGVHIGVSLVTEGLVWWRIHHDTLPASDAHMWDTGPSYLVVTALTVAIATARPLWLRVVWAVCLAGATPSLLQGIDHADYTAIGHVLSFSVGLVVVLRMRHALSDVRLEAVPEPTAVPATPQ; translated from the coding sequence TTGTCCGCCGACCGACTCCGCGCCCTCGCGCCGCGACTGCTGCGCGATCCCGCGTTCTGGTACGCGGTGTCGCTGGCGGTCGCGGCTGTAGTCGAGGACACGATCTCCACCGACCGGCTGCGGCGGCTCATGGACTGGTGCTCGACGAACCTGGCGAACATCCGGCCGGACGGGCATCCCGTGGAGGCGTTCGTCACGTCGGCCTTCATACCCCAGGAGTCCGCGGGGGTGTGGCCCTTCTTCGCCCTGTCGCTGTTCAGCGTGGTCGCCGTACTGGGTGCGCGGAAGACGGTGCTGCTCCTGGGCGGCGTGCACATAGGCGTCAGCCTGGTCACCGAGGGACTGGTCTGGTGGCGGATCCACCACGACACGCTGCCCGCGTCGGACGCGCACATGTGGGACACCGGTCCGTCGTACCTGGTGGTCACCGCGCTGACCGTCGCGATCGCCACCGCGAGACCGCTGTGGCTGCGGGTGGTGTGGGCCGTCTGTCTGGCCGGCGCGACGCCGAGCCTGTTGCAGGGCATCGATCACGCTGACTACACCGCTATAGGGCATGTGTTGTCGTTCTCTGTAGGGCTCGTGGTGGTGCTGCGTATGCGGCACGCGCTTAGCGATGTACGCCTGGAGGCGGTACCAGAGCCCACAGCCGTGCCAGCCACTCCTCAATAG
- a CDS encoding universal stress protein, which produces MADTLLIAYDGSADAKTALEYTARTFPGRQAVLLTVWEPLMSQLGVAEAFVGAVATEDEEKVVEQSAEQVAKDGAALATEAGLKATARWESEGAQSVWQTIERVADELDADLIVTGSRGLTGLHSLLVGSVSAKVLRHAKRPVLVVPSADLAKGRGENPEGDSVEA; this is translated from the coding sequence ATGGCCGACACCCTTCTCATCGCGTACGACGGTTCCGCTGACGCCAAGACAGCCCTGGAGTACACGGCCCGGACGTTCCCCGGCCGGCAGGCCGTCCTGCTCACCGTGTGGGAGCCGCTGATGAGCCAGCTGGGCGTCGCCGAGGCCTTCGTCGGGGCGGTGGCCACCGAGGACGAGGAGAAGGTCGTCGAGCAGAGCGCCGAGCAGGTCGCCAAGGACGGCGCCGCGCTGGCCACCGAGGCCGGCCTGAAGGCGACCGCGCGCTGGGAGTCCGAGGGCGCGCAGTCGGTGTGGCAGACCATCGAGCGCGTGGCCGACGAGCTCGACGCCGACCTGATCGTGACCGGCTCCCGCGGCCTGACCGGCCTGCACTCGCTGCTCGTGGGCAGCGTGTCGGCGAAGGTACTGCGGCACGCCAAGCGTCCGGTGCTGGTCGTCCCCTCGGCCGACCTGGCCAAGGGCCGCGGTGAGAACCCCGAGGGCGACTCCGTCGAGGCCTGA